From Phragmites australis chromosome 5, lpPhrAust1.1, whole genome shotgun sequence, a single genomic window includes:
- the LOC133919293 gene encoding uncharacterized protein LOC133919293 isoform X1: protein MKPTTPAAAAAAVTTDDPSPSQSESASATFSVERRGDASASCRWTLPDFPRTRARTFYTRYFEVGGFDCRLLLYPRGDSQALPGYLSLYLQVLDPKTPVSSSSSSSTTTTSSKWDCFLSYRLSVVHPTDPAKSLGRDSWHRFSSKKRSHGWCDFTPSSAAAFLFQPHDALVIAADISVLSEVASFFDPDSRFTWKVLNFGLFREMIRTQKIMSPAFFPAAASAGGSDCGLRISVYQSNVAGADHLSVCLESKEPVVQAASGSSASALASSGAGNGVPDGDRGCWCLFRISILNQRSGGSHIHKDSYGRFSADNASLGWGDYIKMDEFLAADSGYLVDGAVMFSASVHVIKESNSFTRSLPMVVGIGSAGGGRAGARKSDGHFGKFVWRIESFTRLKELLKKRKITGLCIKSRRFQVGNRDCRLIVYPRGQSQPPCHLSVFLEVTDPRNTTSEWSCFVSHRLSVINQRVEEKSIMKESQNRYSKSAKDWGWREFVTLTSLFDQDAGFLVQDTVVFSAEVLFLKETAAMQELSDEVSEICSSSSGCQIEALPKRLSFTWKVENFLPFKEIMETRKIFSKFFQAGGCELRIGVYESFDTICLYLESDQSSGCDPDKNFWVHYKMAIINQKNSAKTVCKESSICTKTWNNSVLQFMKVSDMLDTDAGFLVRDTVVFVCEIIDCCPWFDFSDLEVFASDDDQDELSTDPYELIDSEDSEGMSGDEEDMFRNLLSRAGFSLTYGDNYTQPQVTLREKILTDASAIAGFLTGLRVYLDNPAKVKRMLLPTKVSTKNGGKKDVSKCDSNSTSLISLLMGVSALKQAIIDLLLDIMVECCQPSEERSTYGSSASTKTPDSNGASSPPELSVEGELTECACSNVYERAEPNSDDIRDSPAIREADLATNKITPNILERSCCPPETSAADLAADEGSEQASRLKWPEQSEELLGLILNSLRALDNAVPHGCPEPRRRPQAVQKIALVLEKAPKQLQPDLIALVPKLVDGSEHSLTACALLDHLQKPDAEPSLRLPVFGALAELEFESDIWQRASVHALELLSDSNDEPLVAAITYVLKVASQFQHLCQAVRDVRWRLKGLGTEVPHCVLDFLSKTIQSQPDVAEAILKDIDSDCEPENNCLSSSCSICCTTNGLSAEGMYSWEEQTVHGRNHLSDVFVLIEMLSIPGLFVEATQIFERALLRGAFGLQLVAMVLERRHSHMSCLKSGSVVNDSQDKQVLLDGQFEPLSVQENDFTSVLALGEVLSLSTKTKVQDLVRMLYAIMFKIYAEDHYRYRILKGLVERATNTSDNCRAVDIDMDVLVFLVKEYGITRPILNMIREVAEVAQADRANLWHQICATEDENVRLREDMEMEQTNFTNEKVALNQRITESETTIGRLRSELKAERDRFTREKKTLSDQMLEIENQLEWVRSEKDEQTAKLSADKNNLHDRLNDAETQLSMVKARKREELKKMTKEKNTLAEWLKNAEASRKRFDDELKRYAAETQTREEIRKSLENEVRRLTQTVGQTEGEKKEKEEQIGRCEAYIDGMESKLQVCQQYIRTLETSLQDEMARHAPLYGVGVEALSMDELVTLANIHEQSLRQIHAIQQRKGSSHLLGGPSLAHIPGLFTSPPSMAVGLPSSLIPTSQIAPNGAGIHGNGPWFNPT from the exons ATGAAGCCCACcactcccgccgccgccgccgcggcggtcACGACCGATGACCCTTCCCCTTCCCAGTCCGAATCTGCCTCGGCGACATTCTCCGTCGAGCGCCGCGGGGACGCCTCCGCCTCCTGCCGATGGACCCTGCCGGACTTCCCCCGCACCCGCGCCCGCACCTTCTACACCCGCTACTTCGAGGTCGGCGGCTTcgactgccgcctcctcctctaccCTCGCGGCGACTCGCAGGCGCTGCCGGGGTACCTCTCCCTCTACCTCCAGGTCCTCGACCCCAAAACCCcggtgtcgtcgtcgtcgtcgtcttccaccaccaccacctcctccaaaTGGGACTGCTTCCTCAGCTACCGCCTCTCCGTCGTTCACCCCACCGATCCCGCCAAGTCGCTGGGGCGCGATTCCTGGCACCGCTTCTCGTCGAAGAAGCGCTCCCACGGCTGGTGCGACTTCacgccctcctccgccgccgccttcctctTCCAGCCCCACGACGCACTCGTCATTGCTGCCGACATATCGGTTCTCTCGGAGGTCGCCTCCTTCTTCGATCCCGACAGTCGCTTCACCTGGAAGGTGCTCAATTTTGGCCTCTTCAGGGAGATGATCCGCACACAGAAGATCATGAGCCCTGCATTCTTCCCTGCTGCCGCCTCTGCTGGCGGGAGTGACTGCGGGCTTCGGATTAGTGTCTACCAGAGTAATGTCGCTGGTGCAGACCATTTGTCAGTTTGTCTGGAAAGCAAGGAGCCCGTGGTGCAGGCAGCGTCTGGATCATCAGCATCGGCATTGGCGTCAAGTGGTGCAGGGAATGGCGTGCCAGATGGCGATCGTGGGTGCTGGTGTCTTTTCCGCATTTCGATCCTTAATCAGAGGTCTGGTGGGAGCCACATCCACAAGGACTCATATGGTCGGTTCAGCGCAGACAATGCCAGCCTTGGGTGGGGGGATTACATCAAGATGGATGAGTTTTTAGCTGCTGATAgtggatacctggttgatggAGCTGTGATGTTTAGTGCCTCAGTGCATGTGATAAAGGAGTCAAACTCATTCACCCGTAGCTTGCCGATGGTTGTTGGAATAGGTAGTGCTGGTGGTGGGCGTGCTGGGGCTAGAAAGTCGGATGGACACTTTGGGAAGTTTGTGTGGAGGATCGAGAGCTTCACAAGACTCAAGGAGCTTCTCAAGAAGCGCAAAATCACGGGTCTGTGTATCAAAAGCAGGCGGTTTCAAGTTGGGAATCGGGATTGCCGTCTTATTGTTTATCCACGGG GGCAGTCTCAACCGCCATGCCACCTATCAGTGTTTCTGGAAGTGACAGATCCCCGAAATACAACCAGTGAATGGAGCTGCTTTGTGAGCCATCGTCTCTCTGTCATCAACCAGAGAGTGGAGGAGAAGTCGATCATGAAAGAGTCTCAGAATCGTTACTCTAAGTCAGCAAAGGATTGGGGCTGGCGCGAATTTGTAACATTAACTAGCCTCTTTGACCAGGATGCAGGTTTTCTTGTACAGGATACTGTTGTGTTTTCTGCAGAGGTTCTCTTTCTGAAGGAAACCGCAGCTATGCAAGAGCTTAGTGATGAAGTTTCTGAAATATGCAGTTCAAGTTCTGGATGTCAGATTGAAGCTTTGCCAAAACGATTGTCGTTTACATGGAAAGTGGAAAATTTCTTGCCCTTCAAGGAGATTATGGAGACCAGAAAGATTTTTAGTAAATTTTTTCAGGCTGGGGGTTGTGAGCTGCGGATAG GTGTATATGAGTCGTTCGATACAATCTGCCTATACCTGGAGAGTGATCAGTCATCTGGGTGTGATCCTGATAAGAACTTTTGGGTACACTATAAGATGGCTATAATTAACCAGAAGAATTCTGCAAAAACTGTGTGCAAGGAATCTTCAATCTGCACGAAAACATGGAACAATTCAGTTCTCCAGTTTATGAAGGTTTCAGACATGCTGGATACTGATGCTGGCTTTCTTGTCCGAGACactgttgtttttgtttgtgaAATCATAGACTGTTGCCCATGGTTTGATTTCTCTGATCTTGAG GTCTTTGCTTCAGATGATGACCAGGATGAATTGTCAACAGATCCTTATGAACTAATTGATTCTGAAGATAGCGAAGGTATGAGTGGCGATGAGGAAGATATGTTCCGGAACCTCCTCTCCAGAGCTGGATTTTCTCTTACATACGGAGATAACTATACTCAACCGCAGGTTACATTAAGAGAAAAAATTCTAACGGATGCTAGTGCGATTGCTGGGTTCCTTACTGGCCTGCGTGTTTATCTGGATAATCCAGCAAAAGTTAAGCGTATGCTTCTTCCAACCAAAGTATCCACCAAGAATGGTGGAAAGAAAGATGTTTCAAAGTGTGATTCGAACTCTACAAGTCTCATTAGTTTGTTGATGGGGGTTAGTGCCTTGAAGCAGGCTATCATAGATTTGCTTCTAGATATAATGGTTGAGTGCTGCCAACCTTCAGAAGAAAGATCAACATATGGTTCCTCAGCAAGTACTAAAACTCCTGATTCAAATGGAGCTAGCTCTCCACCAGAGCTTAGCGTTGAAGGTGAACTAACAGAATGCGCATGCAGTAATGTGTATGAGAGGGCGGAACCTAATAGTGATGATATTCGAGATAGTCCTGCAATACGAGAGGCAGATTTGGCTACAAATAAGATTACTCCAAATATTCTAGAACGTTCATGTTGTCCTCCAGAAACATCTGCTGCTGATTTGGCAGCAGATGAAGGCTCTGAGCAGGCTTCCAGG TTAAAATGGCCAGAGCAATCAGAGGAACTGTTAGGATTGATTCTTAATTCATTGAGAGCACTGGACAACGCTGTCCCACATGGATGCCCTGAACCAAGAAGACGGCCTCAGGCTGTCCAGAAAATTGCACTTGTCCTGGAGAAAGCTCCAAAACAGCTCCAGCCAGATTTGATTGCCCTCGTACCAAAGTTGGTTGATGGTTCAGAACACTCCCTCACGGCTTGTGCACTGTTAGATCATCTTCAAAAGCCAGATGCAGAGCCTTCATTGAGATTACCA GTTTTTGGTGCCCTTGCTGAGTTAGAATTTGAAAGTGATATCTGGCAACGAGCATCTGTTCATGCACTTGAATTGTTGTCTGACTCAAATGATGAGCCTCTTGTAGCTGCCATTACTTATGTTCTCAAGGTAGCATCTCAGTTCCAGCATCTTTGTCAAGCG GTTAGAGATGTTCGATGGAGATTGAAAGGCCTGGGAACTGAAGTTCCACATTGCGTGCTTGACTTTCTGTCTAAAACAATTCAAAGCCAGCCAGATGTAGCCGAAGCTATATTGAAGGATATTGATTCTGATTGTGAGCCTGAAAACAATTGCCTATCATCATCTTGTAGTATTTGTTGTACAACAAATGGGCTTTCAGCTGAAGGGATGTATTCCTGGGAAGAGCAAACTGTGCATGGAAGAAATCATCTATCAGATGTATTTGTACTGATAGAAATGTTATCAATACCTGGATTGTTTGTTGAAGCCACACAGATTTTCGAGAGGGCTTTATTGCGAGGGGCCTTTGGTCTACAATTAGTAGCCATGGTGCTGGAAAGAAGACATTCACACATGTCATGTTTAAAGTCTGGGTCTGTCGTGAATGATTCACAGGACAAACAAGTTTTGTTAGATGGGCAGTTTGAACCTTTGTCTGTTCAAGAAAATGATTTCACTTCAGTCCTTGCACTTGGCGAGGTATTATCTCTATCTACAAAAACGAAGGTTCAAGACTTAGTGCGGATGCTTTATGCTATCATGTTTAAGATCTATGCTGAGGATCATTATAGATATAGAATTCTGAAGGGCCTTGTTGAACGAGCAACAAATACGTCAGATAACTGCCGAGCAGTTGACATAGATATGGATGTCCTGGTATTTCTTGTTAAGGAGTATGGGATCACAAGACCTATTTTAAACATGATACGCGAGGTTGCTGAAGTTGCTCAGGCTGACCGTGCAAATCTTTGGCACCAAATATGTGCTACTGAAGATGAAAATGTTCGTTTGCGAGAGGACATGGAAATGGAACAAACTAACTTCACCAACGAAAAGGTTGCATTAAACCAACGAATAACTGAATCGGAGACAACTATTGGCCGTCTAAGG TCTGAGCTAAAAGCTGAGAGGGATCGTTTTACTCGTGAGAAGAAGACACTGTCTGATCAGATGCTGGAGATTGAGAATCAATTGGAATGGGTGCGATCAGAGAAAGATGAGCAAACTGCAAAGCTCTCTGCTGATAAAAATAATCTCCATGATCGTCTTAATGATGCAGAGACACAACTCTCGATGGTGAAAGCACGCAAACGTGAAGAACTAAAG AAAATGACAAAGGAGAAAAATACATTAGCAGAATGGCTGAAGAATGCTGAAGCTTCAAGGAAAAGGTTCGACGATGAATTAAAACGTTATGCAGCTGAAACACAGACTCGTGAAGAGATTCGAAAATCACTTGAGAATGAAGTGAGAAGGCTGACACAGACAGTTGGGCAAACTgagggagaaaaaaaggaaaaagaagagcaaATTGGTCGTTGTGAAGCATACATTGATGGGATGGAGTCAAAACTACAAGTTTGCCAG CAATACATTCGGACACTTGAAACGTCACTCCAAGACGAGATGGCTCGGCATGCTCCACTGTATGGTGTTGGTGTCGAAGCTTTGTCGATGGATGAGCTTGTGACCCTTGCAAACATCCACGAGCAGAGTTTAAGACAGATCCATGCGATTCAGCAAAGGAAAGGTAGCAGCCATCTCTTGGGTGGCCCCTCCCTCGCACATATCCCTGGATTATTCACCTCGCCTCCTTCAATGGCAGTTGGCCTGCCGTCCTCGTTGATCCCCACATCCCAGATAGCTCCCAATGGCGCAGGAATCCATGGGAATGGCCCCTGGTTCAATCCGACCTAA
- the LOC133919293 gene encoding uncharacterized protein LOC133919293 isoform X2 — translation MKPTTPAAAAAAVTTDDPSPSQSESASATFSVERRGDASASCRWTLPDFPRTRARTFYTRYFEVGGFDCRLLLYPRGDSQALPGYLSLYLQVLDPKTPVSSSSSSSTTTTSSKWDCFLSYRLSVVHPTDPAKSLGRDSWHRFSSKKRSHGWCDFTPSSAAAFLFQPHDALVIAADISVLSEVASFFDPDSRFTWKVLNFGLFREMIRTQKIMSPAFFPAAASAGGSDCGLRISVYQSNVAGADHLSVCLESKEPVVQAASGSSASALASSGAGNGVPDGDRGCWCLFRISILNQRSGGSHIHKDSYGRFSADNASLGWGDYIKMDEFLAADSGYLVDGAVMFSASVHVIKESNSFTRSLPMVVGIGSAGGGRAGARKSDGHFGKFVWRIESFTRLKELLKKRKITGLCIKSRRFQVGNRDCRLIVYPRGQSQPPCHLSVFLEVTDPRNTTSEWSCFVSHRLSVINQRVEEKSIMKESQNRYSKSAKDWGWREFVTLTSLFDQDAGFLVQDTVVFSAEVLFLKETAAMQELSDEVSEICSSSSGCQIEALPKRLSFTWKVENFLPFKEIMETRKIFSKFFQAGGCELRIGVYESFDTICLYLESDQSSGCDPDKNFWVHYKMAIINQKNSAKTVCKESSICTKTWNNSVLQFMKVSDMLDTDAGFLVRDTVVFVCEIIDCCPWFDFSDLEVFASDDDQDELSTDPYELIDSEDSEGMSGDEEDMFRNLLSRAGFSLTYGDNYTQPQVTLREKILTDASAIAGFLTGLRVYLDNPAKVKRMLLPTKVSTKNGGKKDVSKCDSNSTSLISLLMGVSALKQAIIDLLLDIMVECCQPSEERSTYGSSASTKTPDSNGASSPPELSVEGELTECACSNVYERAEPNSDDIRDSPAIREADLATNKITPNILERSCCPPETSAADLAADEGSEQASRLKWPEQSEELLGLILNSLRALDNAVPHGCPEPRRRPQAVQKIALVLEKAPKQLQPDLIALVPKLVDGSEHSLTACALLDHLQKPDAEPSLRLPVFGALAELEFESDIWQRASVHALELLSDSNDEPLVAAITYVLKVRDVRWRLKGLGTEVPHCVLDFLSKTIQSQPDVAEAILKDIDSDCEPENNCLSSSCSICCTTNGLSAEGMYSWEEQTVHGRNHLSDVFVLIEMLSIPGLFVEATQIFERALLRGAFGLQLVAMVLERRHSHMSCLKSGSVVNDSQDKQVLLDGQFEPLSVQENDFTSVLALGEVLSLSTKTKVQDLVRMLYAIMFKIYAEDHYRYRILKGLVERATNTSDNCRAVDIDMDVLVFLVKEYGITRPILNMIREVAEVAQADRANLWHQICATEDENVRLREDMEMEQTNFTNEKVALNQRITESETTIGRLRSELKAERDRFTREKKTLSDQMLEIENQLEWVRSEKDEQTAKLSADKNNLHDRLNDAETQLSMVKARKREELKKMTKEKNTLAEWLKNAEASRKRFDDELKRYAAETQTREEIRKSLENEVRRLTQTVGQTEGEKKEKEEQIGRCEAYIDGMESKLQVCQQYIRTLETSLQDEMARHAPLYGVGVEALSMDELVTLANIHEQSLRQIHAIQQRKGSSHLLGGPSLAHIPGLFTSPPSMAVGLPSSLIPTSQIAPNGAGIHGNGPWFNPT, via the exons ATGAAGCCCACcactcccgccgccgccgccgcggcggtcACGACCGATGACCCTTCCCCTTCCCAGTCCGAATCTGCCTCGGCGACATTCTCCGTCGAGCGCCGCGGGGACGCCTCCGCCTCCTGCCGATGGACCCTGCCGGACTTCCCCCGCACCCGCGCCCGCACCTTCTACACCCGCTACTTCGAGGTCGGCGGCTTcgactgccgcctcctcctctaccCTCGCGGCGACTCGCAGGCGCTGCCGGGGTACCTCTCCCTCTACCTCCAGGTCCTCGACCCCAAAACCCcggtgtcgtcgtcgtcgtcgtcttccaccaccaccacctcctccaaaTGGGACTGCTTCCTCAGCTACCGCCTCTCCGTCGTTCACCCCACCGATCCCGCCAAGTCGCTGGGGCGCGATTCCTGGCACCGCTTCTCGTCGAAGAAGCGCTCCCACGGCTGGTGCGACTTCacgccctcctccgccgccgccttcctctTCCAGCCCCACGACGCACTCGTCATTGCTGCCGACATATCGGTTCTCTCGGAGGTCGCCTCCTTCTTCGATCCCGACAGTCGCTTCACCTGGAAGGTGCTCAATTTTGGCCTCTTCAGGGAGATGATCCGCACACAGAAGATCATGAGCCCTGCATTCTTCCCTGCTGCCGCCTCTGCTGGCGGGAGTGACTGCGGGCTTCGGATTAGTGTCTACCAGAGTAATGTCGCTGGTGCAGACCATTTGTCAGTTTGTCTGGAAAGCAAGGAGCCCGTGGTGCAGGCAGCGTCTGGATCATCAGCATCGGCATTGGCGTCAAGTGGTGCAGGGAATGGCGTGCCAGATGGCGATCGTGGGTGCTGGTGTCTTTTCCGCATTTCGATCCTTAATCAGAGGTCTGGTGGGAGCCACATCCACAAGGACTCATATGGTCGGTTCAGCGCAGACAATGCCAGCCTTGGGTGGGGGGATTACATCAAGATGGATGAGTTTTTAGCTGCTGATAgtggatacctggttgatggAGCTGTGATGTTTAGTGCCTCAGTGCATGTGATAAAGGAGTCAAACTCATTCACCCGTAGCTTGCCGATGGTTGTTGGAATAGGTAGTGCTGGTGGTGGGCGTGCTGGGGCTAGAAAGTCGGATGGACACTTTGGGAAGTTTGTGTGGAGGATCGAGAGCTTCACAAGACTCAAGGAGCTTCTCAAGAAGCGCAAAATCACGGGTCTGTGTATCAAAAGCAGGCGGTTTCAAGTTGGGAATCGGGATTGCCGTCTTATTGTTTATCCACGGG GGCAGTCTCAACCGCCATGCCACCTATCAGTGTTTCTGGAAGTGACAGATCCCCGAAATACAACCAGTGAATGGAGCTGCTTTGTGAGCCATCGTCTCTCTGTCATCAACCAGAGAGTGGAGGAGAAGTCGATCATGAAAGAGTCTCAGAATCGTTACTCTAAGTCAGCAAAGGATTGGGGCTGGCGCGAATTTGTAACATTAACTAGCCTCTTTGACCAGGATGCAGGTTTTCTTGTACAGGATACTGTTGTGTTTTCTGCAGAGGTTCTCTTTCTGAAGGAAACCGCAGCTATGCAAGAGCTTAGTGATGAAGTTTCTGAAATATGCAGTTCAAGTTCTGGATGTCAGATTGAAGCTTTGCCAAAACGATTGTCGTTTACATGGAAAGTGGAAAATTTCTTGCCCTTCAAGGAGATTATGGAGACCAGAAAGATTTTTAGTAAATTTTTTCAGGCTGGGGGTTGTGAGCTGCGGATAG GTGTATATGAGTCGTTCGATACAATCTGCCTATACCTGGAGAGTGATCAGTCATCTGGGTGTGATCCTGATAAGAACTTTTGGGTACACTATAAGATGGCTATAATTAACCAGAAGAATTCTGCAAAAACTGTGTGCAAGGAATCTTCAATCTGCACGAAAACATGGAACAATTCAGTTCTCCAGTTTATGAAGGTTTCAGACATGCTGGATACTGATGCTGGCTTTCTTGTCCGAGACactgttgtttttgtttgtgaAATCATAGACTGTTGCCCATGGTTTGATTTCTCTGATCTTGAG GTCTTTGCTTCAGATGATGACCAGGATGAATTGTCAACAGATCCTTATGAACTAATTGATTCTGAAGATAGCGAAGGTATGAGTGGCGATGAGGAAGATATGTTCCGGAACCTCCTCTCCAGAGCTGGATTTTCTCTTACATACGGAGATAACTATACTCAACCGCAGGTTACATTAAGAGAAAAAATTCTAACGGATGCTAGTGCGATTGCTGGGTTCCTTACTGGCCTGCGTGTTTATCTGGATAATCCAGCAAAAGTTAAGCGTATGCTTCTTCCAACCAAAGTATCCACCAAGAATGGTGGAAAGAAAGATGTTTCAAAGTGTGATTCGAACTCTACAAGTCTCATTAGTTTGTTGATGGGGGTTAGTGCCTTGAAGCAGGCTATCATAGATTTGCTTCTAGATATAATGGTTGAGTGCTGCCAACCTTCAGAAGAAAGATCAACATATGGTTCCTCAGCAAGTACTAAAACTCCTGATTCAAATGGAGCTAGCTCTCCACCAGAGCTTAGCGTTGAAGGTGAACTAACAGAATGCGCATGCAGTAATGTGTATGAGAGGGCGGAACCTAATAGTGATGATATTCGAGATAGTCCTGCAATACGAGAGGCAGATTTGGCTACAAATAAGATTACTCCAAATATTCTAGAACGTTCATGTTGTCCTCCAGAAACATCTGCTGCTGATTTGGCAGCAGATGAAGGCTCTGAGCAGGCTTCCAGG TTAAAATGGCCAGAGCAATCAGAGGAACTGTTAGGATTGATTCTTAATTCATTGAGAGCACTGGACAACGCTGTCCCACATGGATGCCCTGAACCAAGAAGACGGCCTCAGGCTGTCCAGAAAATTGCACTTGTCCTGGAGAAAGCTCCAAAACAGCTCCAGCCAGATTTGATTGCCCTCGTACCAAAGTTGGTTGATGGTTCAGAACACTCCCTCACGGCTTGTGCACTGTTAGATCATCTTCAAAAGCCAGATGCAGAGCCTTCATTGAGATTACCA GTTTTTGGTGCCCTTGCTGAGTTAGAATTTGAAAGTGATATCTGGCAACGAGCATCTGTTCATGCACTTGAATTGTTGTCTGACTCAAATGATGAGCCTCTTGTAGCTGCCATTACTTATGTTCTCAAG GTTAGAGATGTTCGATGGAGATTGAAAGGCCTGGGAACTGAAGTTCCACATTGCGTGCTTGACTTTCTGTCTAAAACAATTCAAAGCCAGCCAGATGTAGCCGAAGCTATATTGAAGGATATTGATTCTGATTGTGAGCCTGAAAACAATTGCCTATCATCATCTTGTAGTATTTGTTGTACAACAAATGGGCTTTCAGCTGAAGGGATGTATTCCTGGGAAGAGCAAACTGTGCATGGAAGAAATCATCTATCAGATGTATTTGTACTGATAGAAATGTTATCAATACCTGGATTGTTTGTTGAAGCCACACAGATTTTCGAGAGGGCTTTATTGCGAGGGGCCTTTGGTCTACAATTAGTAGCCATGGTGCTGGAAAGAAGACATTCACACATGTCATGTTTAAAGTCTGGGTCTGTCGTGAATGATTCACAGGACAAACAAGTTTTGTTAGATGGGCAGTTTGAACCTTTGTCTGTTCAAGAAAATGATTTCACTTCAGTCCTTGCACTTGGCGAGGTATTATCTCTATCTACAAAAACGAAGGTTCAAGACTTAGTGCGGATGCTTTATGCTATCATGTTTAAGATCTATGCTGAGGATCATTATAGATATAGAATTCTGAAGGGCCTTGTTGAACGAGCAACAAATACGTCAGATAACTGCCGAGCAGTTGACATAGATATGGATGTCCTGGTATTTCTTGTTAAGGAGTATGGGATCACAAGACCTATTTTAAACATGATACGCGAGGTTGCTGAAGTTGCTCAGGCTGACCGTGCAAATCTTTGGCACCAAATATGTGCTACTGAAGATGAAAATGTTCGTTTGCGAGAGGACATGGAAATGGAACAAACTAACTTCACCAACGAAAAGGTTGCATTAAACCAACGAATAACTGAATCGGAGACAACTATTGGCCGTCTAAGG TCTGAGCTAAAAGCTGAGAGGGATCGTTTTACTCGTGAGAAGAAGACACTGTCTGATCAGATGCTGGAGATTGAGAATCAATTGGAATGGGTGCGATCAGAGAAAGATGAGCAAACTGCAAAGCTCTCTGCTGATAAAAATAATCTCCATGATCGTCTTAATGATGCAGAGACACAACTCTCGATGGTGAAAGCACGCAAACGTGAAGAACTAAAG AAAATGACAAAGGAGAAAAATACATTAGCAGAATGGCTGAAGAATGCTGAAGCTTCAAGGAAAAGGTTCGACGATGAATTAAAACGTTATGCAGCTGAAACACAGACTCGTGAAGAGATTCGAAAATCACTTGAGAATGAAGTGAGAAGGCTGACACAGACAGTTGGGCAAACTgagggagaaaaaaaggaaaaagaagagcaaATTGGTCGTTGTGAAGCATACATTGATGGGATGGAGTCAAAACTACAAGTTTGCCAG CAATACATTCGGACACTTGAAACGTCACTCCAAGACGAGATGGCTCGGCATGCTCCACTGTATGGTGTTGGTGTCGAAGCTTTGTCGATGGATGAGCTTGTGACCCTTGCAAACATCCACGAGCAGAGTTTAAGACAGATCCATGCGATTCAGCAAAGGAAAGGTAGCAGCCATCTCTTGGGTGGCCCCTCCCTCGCACATATCCCTGGATTATTCACCTCGCCTCCTTCAATGGCAGTTGGCCTGCCGTCCTCGTTGATCCCCACATCCCAGATAGCTCCCAATGGCGCAGGAATCCATGGGAATGGCCCCTGGTTCAATCCGACCTAA